In Antechinus flavipes isolate AdamAnt ecotype Samford, QLD, Australia chromosome 3, AdamAnt_v2, whole genome shotgun sequence, a genomic segment contains:
- the DNAJC28 gene encoding dnaJ homolog subfamily C member 28, producing the protein MKWLCIIMSPKLRYSVLVNISMIPNWMKIVPCPYVIINRMMSNHKPKRNITEYYNILNLDEGCSTLEVRESFHQLAKQFHPDCGSSTADSATFIQIEEAYRVVLNHVMEKKKKTNKIEEEEEEDMLKYKTPQHRHYLSYEGFGLGTPSQREKQYRQFRADRASEKVLEYQKRKLENHYYANNVTVKNVRQSKNQKITQAIDRLVEDLIQESMAKGDFDNLSGKGKPLKKFSGCSYIDPMTHNLNRILIDNGYQPEWILMQKEIKDTIEQLRKDILLSRNKLGHPMTSSELKQWSQDCEKFQENIKKLNKRVNYFNLIVPILNRQKVHFDAEKEIARVLKNYDNLTAEKVDDKSTINIESKNVKTAGFKTGFFKWLNLWKRVKI; encoded by the coding sequence ATGAAGTGGCTGTGTATAATTATGAGCCCCAAATTAAGATACTCTGTTTTGGTAAATATATCAATGATTCCAAATTGGATGAAAATTGTTCCATGTCCTTATGTCATTATAAATAGAATGATGTCAAATCATAAGCCTAAAAGGAACATCACAGAATATTACAACATACTTAACCTTGATGAAGGCTGTTCTACTCTTGAAGTAAGAGAATCTTTTCATCAGCTTGCCAAGCAGTTTCATCCAGATTGTGGATCCAGTACAGCTGATTCTGCAACATTTATACAGATAGAAGAAGCCTATAGGGTAGTACTTAACcatgtaatggagaaaaaaaagaaaacaaataaaattgaggaagaggaggaagaagatatgCTCAAATATAAAACACCACAACATAGGCATTATTTAAGTTATGAAGGTTTTGGTTTGGGGACTCCAAGTCAACGAGAAAAACAGTATAGACAATTTAGAGCAGATCGTGCTAGTGAAAAAGTACTGGAATATCAAAAGCGGAAACTGGAAAACCACTATTATGCTAATAATGTGACTGTTAAAAATGTAAGACAAAGTAAGAATCAAAAAATAACTCAAGCAATTGACCGCTTAGTAGAAGATCTCATTCAGGAGTCAATGGCTAAAGGAGACTTTGATAATCTCAGTGGTAAAGGAAAACCCCTGAAAAAGTTTTCTGGTTGCTCATACATTGATCCTATGACTCACAATTTGAACAGAATTCTGATAGATAATGGATACCAACCAGAATGGATtttaatgcaaaaagaaataaaagatacaatTGAGCAACTTAGAAAAGACATTCTATTGTCAAGGAATAAACTTGGGCATCCAATGACATCCAGTGAGCTAAAGCAGTGGAGCCAAGATTGTGAAAagtttcaagaaaatattaaaaaattaaacaagcgagttaattattttaatttgattgttCCTATTCTGAATAGGCAAAAAGTTCATTTTGATGCAGAGAAAGAAATCGCCAGAGTCCTAAAAAATTATGATAACCTAACAGCAGAGAAGGTGGATGATAAAAGCACAATTAACATTGaatcaaaaaatgttaaaacagcTGGATTCAAGACAGGGTTTTTTAAATGGCTAAATCTATGGAAAAGagttaaaatataa